In a genomic window of Ornithorhynchus anatinus isolate Pmale09 chromosome Y1, mOrnAna1.pri.v4, whole genome shotgun sequence:
- the LOC114808648 gene encoding sequestosome-1-like → MPAMSPQLTVKAYLLGKEESHREIRRFTLGPPEPPGGPGCCDRLLRRLDQVFPALRPGTFQAYYRDNMMAFSSDRELKMALPYAKDNIL, encoded by the exons ATGCCGGCCATGTCCCCGCAGCTGACGGTCAAGGCCTACCTGCTGGGCAAGGAGGAGTCGCACCGCGAGATCCGCCGCTTCACCCTGGGCCCCCCGGAGCCGCCCGGCGGGCCCGGCTGCTGCGACCGGCTGCTCCGCCGGCTCGACCAGGTGTTCCCCGCCCTGCGGCCCGGGACCTTCCAGGCCTACTACCGGG ATAACATGATGGCCTTCTCCAGTGACAGAGAGCTGAAGATGGCCCTGCCATATGCTAAGGACAATATCCTGTGA